In Phyllopteryx taeniolatus isolate TA_2022b chromosome 22, UOR_Ptae_1.2, whole genome shotgun sequence, one DNA window encodes the following:
- the nrip2 gene encoding nuclear receptor-interacting protein 2 isoform X2, with the protein MSEAKKSELAIRDEAILHQQRRLKQATQFTHKDSADLLPLDGLKRLGTSKDLQPHSIVQRRFLEGNITRLRGEARDPAAHVRSPLAGTAGEDEEDEPADGVDESADDSSAEESEKSLQSDDDDSGDAAAASETTRLTTLLVHCKCCESDVKVSLNTSSAHNRISPSCCQRLGLSATGRDGSGSVSGLKLQLGSRTIQCSALVQEDELSELSLGLHTLLRLRCCLDLNRRVLKLGGVVEELPFLSDDKLGSAKKV; encoded by the exons ATGAGTGAGGCCAAGAAGAGCGAGCTGGCCATCCGGGATGAAGCCATCCTGCACCAGCAGCGCCGTCTCAAGCAGGCCACTCAGTTCACGCACAAGGACTCGGCTGACCTGCTGCCCCTGGACGGTCTCAAGAGACTGGGCACGTCCAAAGACCTG CAACCCCACAGCATCGTGCAGCGGCGCTTCCTGGAGGGCAACATCACGCGGCTGCGGGGCGAGGCCCGAGACCCCGCCGCCCACGTCCGCTCCCCGCTGGCCGGCACTGCCGgcgaggacgaggaggacgagCCGGCGGACGGCGTGGACGAGAGTGCCGACGACTCCTCGGCCGAGGAGAGCGAGAAGAGTCTCCAGTCGGACGACGACGATAGCGGCGACGCGGCGGCGGCCTCGGAGACGACACGCCTCACGACTCTGCTCGTTCACTGCAAG TGCTGTGAGAGTGACGTGAAGGTTTCTTTAAACACCAGCAGTGCGCACAACCGCATCTCGCCATCCTGCTGCCAAAGGCTCGG CCTCTCGGCAACCGGCCGGGACGGAAGCGGCTCGGTGAGCGGTCTCAAGCTTCAGCTGGGCTCCAGGACGATCCAGTGCTCTGCTTTGGTCCAAG AGGACGAGTTGAGCGAGCTGAGCCTCGGCCTGCACACTCTGCTCCGACTCAGA TGCTGTCTGGACCTGAACCGCCGGGTCTTGAAGCTAGGGGGCGTCGTCGAGGAGCTTCCCTTCTTGAGTGACGACAAACTCGGCAGCGCAAAGAAGGTGTGA
- the nrip2 gene encoding nuclear receptor-interacting protein 2 isoform X1 gives MSEAKKSELAIRDEAILHQQRRLKQATQFTHKDSADLLPLDGLKRLGTSKDLQPHSIVQRRFLEGNITRLRGEARDPAAHVRSPLAGTAGEDEEDEPADGVDESADDSSAEESEKSLQSDDDDSGDAAAASETTRLTTLLVHCKCCESDVKVSLNTSSAHNRISPSCCQRLGLSATGRDGSGSVSGLKLQLGSRTIQCSALVQGTNDNNFKTYTLLKSFKTRAHLFPQRGRVERAEPRPAHSAPTQMLSGPEPPGLEARGRRRGASLLE, from the exons ATGAGTGAGGCCAAGAAGAGCGAGCTGGCCATCCGGGATGAAGCCATCCTGCACCAGCAGCGCCGTCTCAAGCAGGCCACTCAGTTCACGCACAAGGACTCGGCTGACCTGCTGCCCCTGGACGGTCTCAAGAGACTGGGCACGTCCAAAGACCTG CAACCCCACAGCATCGTGCAGCGGCGCTTCCTGGAGGGCAACATCACGCGGCTGCGGGGCGAGGCCCGAGACCCCGCCGCCCACGTCCGCTCCCCGCTGGCCGGCACTGCCGgcgaggacgaggaggacgagCCGGCGGACGGCGTGGACGAGAGTGCCGACGACTCCTCGGCCGAGGAGAGCGAGAAGAGTCTCCAGTCGGACGACGACGATAGCGGCGACGCGGCGGCGGCCTCGGAGACGACACGCCTCACGACTCTGCTCGTTCACTGCAAG TGCTGTGAGAGTGACGTGAAGGTTTCTTTAAACACCAGCAGTGCGCACAACCGCATCTCGCCATCCTGCTGCCAAAGGCTCGG CCTCTCGGCAACCGGCCGGGACGGAAGCGGCTCGGTGAGCGGTCTCAAGCTTCAGCTGGGCTCCAGGACGATCCAGTGCTCTGCTTTGGTCCAAGGTACCAATGACAACAACTTTAAAACGTATACTTTGTTGAAGAGCTTCAAAACCCGTGCGCATCTTTTCCCTCAAAGAGGACGAGTTGAGCGAGCTGAGCCTCGGCCTGCACACTCTGCTCCGACTCAGA TGCTGTCTGGACCTGAACCGCCGGGTCTTGAAGCTAGGGGGCGTCGTCGAGGAGCTTCCCTTCTTGAGTGA
- the itfg2 gene encoding KICSTOR complex protein ITFG2 isoform X1, whose amino-acid sequence MRSLNYVQRVSLDFTGTLFPHAICLGDADNDTLNELVVGDTSGKLHVYKNDDSKAWITRSCVGTLTCVAVGDVRNKGKVRLRLERAAAVAIGSSRKVRAQNFVVAVGAEGWFHLFDLSAAKADSSGQHEGFAADEQKPFFTQHIPANTKVILISDIDGDGRSELVVGYTDRVVRAFRWEEPSDASDAGSGQLLLLKKWLLEGQVDSLSVNPGPEGLPELMVSQPGCGYAVLLCSWTQRDSPPPCDAADGEEDARAASAGDGPSRDVVLRLTTGRIHNKNVSTHLIGSIGKGSKEESSKCGLFALCTLDGTLKLMDSSEQLLWSVQVDHQLFALQKLDVTRDGREEVVACAWDGQTYIIDHNRAVVRFQFDENVNAFCAGQYTCKEGKNSPCLVYVSFNHKIYVYWKVQLERMESTNLLRVLDERPDFRRRLTALGVADIGISRNSGRTLRGLRLCRPSSPQVARTRRPSDLCCQTSSTRMRTDLLLLLLRLLLVLCMLINTWQHASSSSSFLVSGRQSNVTGR is encoded by the exons ATGAGGTCGCTGAACTACGTGCAGCGAGTGAGTTTGGACTTCACCGGCACGCTCTTCCCTCACGCCATCTGCCTGGGAGATGCCGACAACGACACG CTGAACGAGCTGGTGGTGGGCGACACGAGCGGCAAGCTGCACGTGTACAAGAACGACGACAGCAAGGCTTGGATCACCAGGAGCTGCGTGGGCACG CTGACGTGCGTCGCCGTGGGAGACGTGCGCAACAAGGGCAAGGTACGTCTGAGACTCGAGCGCGCGGCCGCCGTCGCCATTGGGTCCTCACGAAAAGTTCGGGCGCAGAACTTTGTGGTGGCCGTGGGAGCGGAGGGCTGGTTCCACCTCTTCGACCTGAGCGCCGCCAAGGCCGACTCGTCGGGTCAGCACGAAGGTTTCGCCGCCGACGAGCAGAAGCCTTTCTTCACGCAGCACATCCCCGCCAACACCAAAGTCATCCTCATCAGCGATATCG ACGGCGACGGCCGCAGCGAGCTGGTGGTGGGCTACACCGACCGTGTGGTGCGAGCGTTCCGATGGGAAGAACCTTCGGACGCTTCCGACGCGGGATCGGGTCAGCTGCTTCTGCTCAAGAAATGGCTGCTGGAAGGACAG GTGGACAGTCTGTCGGTGAACCCGGGTCCCGAGGGCCTGCCGGAGCTCATGGTGTCGCAGCCCGGCTGCGGCTACGCCGTCCTGCTCTGCTCGTGGACGCAGCGGGACTCGCCGCCCCCCTGCGACGCCGCCGACGGGGAGGAGGACGCGCGGGCCGCGTCCGCCGG CGACGGGCCCTCTCGAGATGTCGTTCTCCGTCTGACCACCGGGCGGATCCACAACAAGAACGTTTCCACGCATCTCATCGGGAGCATCGGCAAAG GCTCGAAAGAGGAGTCTTCTAAATGCGGCCTGTTTGCTCTCTGCACTTTGGACG GGACCCTGAAGTTGATGGACAGCTCGGAGCAGCTGCTGTGGTCGGTGCAGGTGGACCATCAGCTCTTCGCCCTGCAGAAGCTCGACGTCACG AGGGACGGGCGCGAGGAGGTGGTGGCGTGCGCCTGGGACGGCCAGACGTACATCATCGACCACAACCGGGCCGTGGTGCGCTTCCAGTTTGACGAGAACGTTAACGCCTTCTGCGCGG gtCAGTACACGTGCAAGGAGGGCAAGAACAGCCCGTGTCTGGTCTACGTCAGCTTCAACCACAAGATCTACGTGTACTGGAAGGTGCAGCTGGAGCGCATGGAGTCCACCAACCTGCTGCGCGTGCTGGACGAGCGGCCCGACTTCAGGCGGCGGCTGACGGCGCTCGGAGTCG CGGACATCGGCATAAGTCGGAACTCCGGGAGGACCCTAAGAGGTCTTCGTTTGTGTCGCCCCTCCTCTCCGCAGGTGGCGAGGACCCGGCGGCCGTCAGATCTCTGCTGTCAGACGTCCTCTACAAGGATGCGCActgatcttcttcttcttcttcttcgtcttcttcttgttttgtgCATGCTAATAAACACTTGGCAgcacgcctcctcctcctcctcttttttagTAAGCGGCCGCCAATCAAACGTGACAGGCCGGTGA
- the itfg2 gene encoding KICSTOR complex protein ITFG2 isoform X4: protein MRSLNYVQRVSLDFTGTLFPHAICLGDADNDTLNELVVGDTSGKLHVYKNDDSKAWITRSCVGTLTCVAVGDVRNKGKNFVVAVGAEGWFHLFDLSAAKADSSGQHEGFAADEQKPFFTQHIPANTKVILISDIDGDGRSELVVGYTDRVVRAFRWEEPSDASDAGSGQLLLLKKWLLEGQVDSLSVNPGPEGLPELMVSQPGCGYAVLLCSWTQRDSPPPCDAADGEEDARAASAGDGPSRDVVLRLTTGRIHNKNVSTHLIGSIGKGSKEESSKCGLFALCTLDGTLKLMDSSEQLLWSVQVDHQLFALQKLDVTRDGREEVVACAWDGQTYIIDHNRAVVRFQFDENVNAFCAGQYTCKEGKNSPCLVYVSFNHKIYVYWKVQLERMESTNLLRVLDERPDFRRRLTALGVGGEDPAAVRSLLSDVLYKDAH from the exons ATGAGGTCGCTGAACTACGTGCAGCGAGTGAGTTTGGACTTCACCGGCACGCTCTTCCCTCACGCCATCTGCCTGGGAGATGCCGACAACGACACG CTGAACGAGCTGGTGGTGGGCGACACGAGCGGCAAGCTGCACGTGTACAAGAACGACGACAGCAAGGCTTGGATCACCAGGAGCTGCGTGGGCACG CTGACGTGCGTCGCCGTGGGAGACGTGCGCAACAAGGGCAAG AACTTTGTGGTGGCCGTGGGAGCGGAGGGCTGGTTCCACCTCTTCGACCTGAGCGCCGCCAAGGCCGACTCGTCGGGTCAGCACGAAGGTTTCGCCGCCGACGAGCAGAAGCCTTTCTTCACGCAGCACATCCCCGCCAACACCAAAGTCATCCTCATCAGCGATATCG ACGGCGACGGCCGCAGCGAGCTGGTGGTGGGCTACACCGACCGTGTGGTGCGAGCGTTCCGATGGGAAGAACCTTCGGACGCTTCCGACGCGGGATCGGGTCAGCTGCTTCTGCTCAAGAAATGGCTGCTGGAAGGACAG GTGGACAGTCTGTCGGTGAACCCGGGTCCCGAGGGCCTGCCGGAGCTCATGGTGTCGCAGCCCGGCTGCGGCTACGCCGTCCTGCTCTGCTCGTGGACGCAGCGGGACTCGCCGCCCCCCTGCGACGCCGCCGACGGGGAGGAGGACGCGCGGGCCGCGTCCGCCGG CGACGGGCCCTCTCGAGATGTCGTTCTCCGTCTGACCACCGGGCGGATCCACAACAAGAACGTTTCCACGCATCTCATCGGGAGCATCGGCAAAG GCTCGAAAGAGGAGTCTTCTAAATGCGGCCTGTTTGCTCTCTGCACTTTGGACG GGACCCTGAAGTTGATGGACAGCTCGGAGCAGCTGCTGTGGTCGGTGCAGGTGGACCATCAGCTCTTCGCCCTGCAGAAGCTCGACGTCACG AGGGACGGGCGCGAGGAGGTGGTGGCGTGCGCCTGGGACGGCCAGACGTACATCATCGACCACAACCGGGCCGTGGTGCGCTTCCAGTTTGACGAGAACGTTAACGCCTTCTGCGCGG gtCAGTACACGTGCAAGGAGGGCAAGAACAGCCCGTGTCTGGTCTACGTCAGCTTCAACCACAAGATCTACGTGTACTGGAAGGTGCAGCTGGAGCGCATGGAGTCCACCAACCTGCTGCGCGTGCTGGACGAGCGGCCCGACTTCAGGCGGCGGCTGACGGCGCTCGGAGTCG GTGGCGAGGACCCGGCGGCCGTCAGATCTCTGCTGTCAGACGTCCTCTACAAGGATGCGCActga
- the itfg2 gene encoding KICSTOR complex protein ITFG2 isoform X3, with amino-acid sequence MRSLNYVQRVSLDFTGTLFPHAICLGDADNDTLNELVVGDTSGKLHVYKNDDSKAWITRSCVGTLTCVAVGDVRNKGKVRLRLERAAAVAIGSSRKVRAQNFVVAVGAEGWFHLFDLSAAKADSSGQHEGFAADEQKPFFTQHIPANTKVILISDIDGDGRSELVVGYTDRVVRAFRWEEPSDASDAGSGQLLLLKKWLLEGQVDSLSVNPGPEGLPELMVSQPGCGYAVLLCSWTQRDSPPPCDAADGEEDARAASAGDGPSRDVVLRLTTGRIHNKNVSTHLIGSIGKGSKEESSKCGLFALCTLDGTLKLMDSSEQLLWSVQVDHQLFALQKLDVTRDGREEVVACAWDGQTYIIDHNRAVVRFQFDENVNAFCAGQYTCKEGKNSPCLVYVSFNHKIYVYWKVQLERMESTNLLRVLDERPDFRRRLTALGVGGEDPAAVRSLLSDVLYKDAH; translated from the exons ATGAGGTCGCTGAACTACGTGCAGCGAGTGAGTTTGGACTTCACCGGCACGCTCTTCCCTCACGCCATCTGCCTGGGAGATGCCGACAACGACACG CTGAACGAGCTGGTGGTGGGCGACACGAGCGGCAAGCTGCACGTGTACAAGAACGACGACAGCAAGGCTTGGATCACCAGGAGCTGCGTGGGCACG CTGACGTGCGTCGCCGTGGGAGACGTGCGCAACAAGGGCAAGGTACGTCTGAGACTCGAGCGCGCGGCCGCCGTCGCCATTGGGTCCTCACGAAAAGTTCGGGCGCAGAACTTTGTGGTGGCCGTGGGAGCGGAGGGCTGGTTCCACCTCTTCGACCTGAGCGCCGCCAAGGCCGACTCGTCGGGTCAGCACGAAGGTTTCGCCGCCGACGAGCAGAAGCCTTTCTTCACGCAGCACATCCCCGCCAACACCAAAGTCATCCTCATCAGCGATATCG ACGGCGACGGCCGCAGCGAGCTGGTGGTGGGCTACACCGACCGTGTGGTGCGAGCGTTCCGATGGGAAGAACCTTCGGACGCTTCCGACGCGGGATCGGGTCAGCTGCTTCTGCTCAAGAAATGGCTGCTGGAAGGACAG GTGGACAGTCTGTCGGTGAACCCGGGTCCCGAGGGCCTGCCGGAGCTCATGGTGTCGCAGCCCGGCTGCGGCTACGCCGTCCTGCTCTGCTCGTGGACGCAGCGGGACTCGCCGCCCCCCTGCGACGCCGCCGACGGGGAGGAGGACGCGCGGGCCGCGTCCGCCGG CGACGGGCCCTCTCGAGATGTCGTTCTCCGTCTGACCACCGGGCGGATCCACAACAAGAACGTTTCCACGCATCTCATCGGGAGCATCGGCAAAG GCTCGAAAGAGGAGTCTTCTAAATGCGGCCTGTTTGCTCTCTGCACTTTGGACG GGACCCTGAAGTTGATGGACAGCTCGGAGCAGCTGCTGTGGTCGGTGCAGGTGGACCATCAGCTCTTCGCCCTGCAGAAGCTCGACGTCACG AGGGACGGGCGCGAGGAGGTGGTGGCGTGCGCCTGGGACGGCCAGACGTACATCATCGACCACAACCGGGCCGTGGTGCGCTTCCAGTTTGACGAGAACGTTAACGCCTTCTGCGCGG gtCAGTACACGTGCAAGGAGGGCAAGAACAGCCCGTGTCTGGTCTACGTCAGCTTCAACCACAAGATCTACGTGTACTGGAAGGTGCAGCTGGAGCGCATGGAGTCCACCAACCTGCTGCGCGTGCTGGACGAGCGGCCCGACTTCAGGCGGCGGCTGACGGCGCTCGGAGTCG GTGGCGAGGACCCGGCGGCCGTCAGATCTCTGCTGTCAGACGTCCTCTACAAGGATGCGCActga
- the itfg2 gene encoding KICSTOR complex protein ITFG2 isoform X2 — MRSLNYVQRVSLDFTGTLFPHAICLGDADNDTLNELVVGDTSGKLHVYKNDDSKAWITRSCVGTLTCVAVGDVRNKGKVRLRLERAAAVAIGSSRKVRAQNFVVAVGAEGWFHLFDLSAAKADSSGQHEGFAADEQKPFFTQHIPANTKVILISDIDGDGRSELVVGYTDRVVRAFRWEEPSDASDAGSGQLLLLKKWLLEGQVDSLSVNPGPEGLPELMVSQPGCGYAVLLCSWTQRDSPPPCDAADGEEDARAASAGDGPSRDVVLRLTTGRIHNKNVSTHLIGSIGKGSKEESSKCGLFALCTLDGTLKLMDSSEQLLWSVQVDHQLFALQKLDVTVKIFAILCLDVLYSQKGRTPRFRLYDFRGTGARRWWRAPGTARRTSSTTTGPWCASSLTRTLTPSARVSTRARRARTARVWSTSASTTRSTCTGRCSWSAWSPPTCCACWTSGPTSGGG; from the exons ATGAGGTCGCTGAACTACGTGCAGCGAGTGAGTTTGGACTTCACCGGCACGCTCTTCCCTCACGCCATCTGCCTGGGAGATGCCGACAACGACACG CTGAACGAGCTGGTGGTGGGCGACACGAGCGGCAAGCTGCACGTGTACAAGAACGACGACAGCAAGGCTTGGATCACCAGGAGCTGCGTGGGCACG CTGACGTGCGTCGCCGTGGGAGACGTGCGCAACAAGGGCAAGGTACGTCTGAGACTCGAGCGCGCGGCCGCCGTCGCCATTGGGTCCTCACGAAAAGTTCGGGCGCAGAACTTTGTGGTGGCCGTGGGAGCGGAGGGCTGGTTCCACCTCTTCGACCTGAGCGCCGCCAAGGCCGACTCGTCGGGTCAGCACGAAGGTTTCGCCGCCGACGAGCAGAAGCCTTTCTTCACGCAGCACATCCCCGCCAACACCAAAGTCATCCTCATCAGCGATATCG ACGGCGACGGCCGCAGCGAGCTGGTGGTGGGCTACACCGACCGTGTGGTGCGAGCGTTCCGATGGGAAGAACCTTCGGACGCTTCCGACGCGGGATCGGGTCAGCTGCTTCTGCTCAAGAAATGGCTGCTGGAAGGACAG GTGGACAGTCTGTCGGTGAACCCGGGTCCCGAGGGCCTGCCGGAGCTCATGGTGTCGCAGCCCGGCTGCGGCTACGCCGTCCTGCTCTGCTCGTGGACGCAGCGGGACTCGCCGCCCCCCTGCGACGCCGCCGACGGGGAGGAGGACGCGCGGGCCGCGTCCGCCGG CGACGGGCCCTCTCGAGATGTCGTTCTCCGTCTGACCACCGGGCGGATCCACAACAAGAACGTTTCCACGCATCTCATCGGGAGCATCGGCAAAG GCTCGAAAGAGGAGTCTTCTAAATGCGGCCTGTTTGCTCTCTGCACTTTGGACG GGACCCTGAAGTTGATGGACAGCTCGGAGCAGCTGCTGTGGTCGGTGCAGGTGGACCATCAGCTCTTCGCCCTGCAGAAGCTCGACGTCACGGTCAAAATTTTCGCCATTTTGTGTCTTGATGTTTTGTACTCTCAGAAAGGAAGAACTCCAAGGTTCCGTTTGTACGATTTCAGAGGGACGGGCGCGAGGAGGTGGTGGCGTGCGCCTGGGACGGCCAGACGTACATCATCGACCACAACCGGGCCGTGGTGCGCTTCCAGTTTGACGAGAACGTTAACGCCTTCTGCGCGG gtCAGTACACGTGCAAGGAGGGCAAGAACAGCCCGTGTCTGGTCTACGTCAGCTTCAACCACAAGATCTACGTGTACTGGAAGGTGCAGCTGGAGCGCATGGAGTCCACCAACCTGCTGCGCGTGCTGGACGAGCGGCCCGACTTCAGGCGGCGGCTGA
- the ascl1a gene encoding achaete-scute homolog 1a, which produces MELAPPACLFTAQSVPLSPSGKPVSAKRPRSSSPELLRCKRRLNFAAFGYSLPPQQPHAVARRNERERNRVKLVNNGFATLREHVPNGAANKKMSKVETLRSAVEYIRALQQLLDEHDAVSAAFQAGVLSSSPGVAQAYAAADMNSMTGSPVSSYSSDEVSYDPLSPEEQELLDFTNWF; this is translated from the coding sequence ATGGAGCTCGCTCCCCCCGCCTGCTTGTTCACCGCGCAGAGCGTCCCGCTGAGCCCGAGCGGCAAGCCCGTCTCCGCCAAGCGGCCCCGGTCGTCCTCCCCGGAGCTCCTCCGCTGCAAGCGCCGGCTGAACTTCGCCGCGTTCGGCTACTCGCTGCCCCCGCAGCAGCCTCACGCCGTGGCCCGGCGCAACGAGCGCGAGCGCAACCGGGTCAAGCTGGTCAACAACGGCTTCGCCACCCTCCGCGAGCACGTCCCCAACGGGGCGGCCAACAAGAAGATGAGCAAGGTGGAGACCCTCCGCTCGGCCGTCGAGTACATCCGCGCCCTGCAGCAGCTGCTGGACGAACACGACGCCGTCAGCGCCGCCTTCCAAGCGGGCGTGCTGAGCTCGTCGCCCGGCGTGGCGCAGGCCTACGCGGCGGCGGACATGAACTCCATGACCGGCTCGCCCGTGTCCTCCTACTCGTCGGACGAGGTGTCGTACGACCCCCTCAGCCCGGAGGAGCAGGAGCTCCTCGACTTCACCAACTGGTTCTGA